From the Bacteroidales bacterium genome, one window contains:
- the smpB gene encoding SsrA-binding protein SmpB — MSNVLNIKNKKARRDYELLDKFIAGIQLYGTEIKAVRNGKASINDSFCVLLPMVNRPNVFELWVKMHISEYSHGTCSNHEPKRNRKLLLNRKEIDKIAKKVIASSLTIVPTRLFINDKGLAKLEFAIARGKKYHDKREDLKQKDDKREMDRLKKMRF, encoded by the coding sequence ATGTCAAATGTATTGAACATAAAGAATAAGAAAGCAAGAAGAGATTATGAATTACTTGATAAATTCATTGCCGGTATTCAATTATACGGAACTGAAATAAAAGCTGTTCGCAACGGAAAGGCAAGCATCAACGATTCATTTTGTGTGTTGCTTCCTATGGTAAACAGACCGAATGTTTTTGAACTTTGGGTAAAAATGCATATTTCAGAATATTCTCACGGAACTTGTTCAAACCATGAACCTAAACGAAACAGAAAACTTCTTTTAAACAGAAAAGAAATTGATAAAATAGCAAAAAAAGTAATTGCAAGTTCGTTAACCATTGTGCCTACCCGACTGTTTATCAATGACAAAGGTTTAGCCAAATTAGAATTTGCCATAGCAAGAGGTAAAAAATATCATGATAAAAGAGAAGACTTAAAACAAAAAGATGATAAACGAGAGATGGACAGGTTGAAGAAGATGAGATTTTAA
- a CDS encoding PIN domain-containing protein: MKKHLIDSNIIIESFKENSDAVSLLEKLKKDCFICINPIIVSEVAYILKKKLHCDILQIIDILSGFIILQIGNEVVKIAYDYMQKYNMKPNDAIIAATCTFHKIPNILSLDNDFNEVCKNENINLII, translated from the coding sequence ATGAAAAAACATCTTATTGACAGTAATATTATAATAGAAAGTTTCAAAGAAAATTCTGATGCTGTTAGTTTATTGGAGAAACTCAAAAAAGATTGCTTTATTTGTATAAATCCTATAATAGTAAGTGAAGTTGCATATATTCTTAAGAAAAAATTGCATTGTGATATCCTGCAAATTATTGATATTTTAAGTGGCTTTATTATTCTGCAGATAGGAAATGAAGTTGTAAAAATTGCATACGATTATATGCAAAAATACAATATGAAACCTAATGATGCCATAATTGCAGCCACTTGCACATTTCATAAAATTCCAAACATTCTTTCATTGGATAACGATTTTAATGAAGTTTGCAAAAACGAAAATATAAATTTGATTATCTAA
- the miaA gene encoding tRNA (adenosine(37)-N6)-dimethylallyltransferase MiaA, translating into MKESKYDILTITGATAGGKTSLAAHLAYETDGEIISADSRQVYRGMDIGTGKDIDDYIVNSKKIPYHLIDIADAGYKYNVFEFQNDFLKVYNDINERGKFPILCGGTGMYIDAVLKGYKLINVPVDEILKKELELKSDEELIKILSANKELHNRSDTSNRKRLIRAVEIALFYEANPDYDYSFPEINSLIIQVVFDRNSRRKRISQRLKERLQNGMIEEVESLINKDVSVETLKYYGLEYKFITEHILGELSYDEMFKKLEIAIHQFSKRQMTWFRKMEKSGFKIHKIDGYLLPNEKIKKIKELLYN; encoded by the coding sequence ATGAAAGAATCAAAATATGATATATTAACAATTACCGGAGCAACTGCCGGGGGAAAAACTTCTCTGGCAGCACATTTAGCTTATGAAACAGACGGTGAAATTATCAGTGCAGATTCTCGCCAAGTTTACAGAGGAATGGATATCGGAACAGGAAAAGATATTGATGATTATATTGTAAATTCTAAAAAAATACCTTATCATTTGATTGATATTGCAGATGCCGGATATAAATATAATGTCTTTGAGTTTCAAAATGATTTTTTGAAAGTTTATAATGATATAAATGAAAGAGGAAAATTTCCGATTCTTTGCGGCGGAACGGGAATGTATATTGATGCTGTATTAAAAGGATATAAATTAATTAATGTTCCGGTTGATGAAATATTAAAAAAAGAATTAGAATTAAAGTCAGATGAAGAATTAATTAAAATTCTGTCTGCGAACAAAGAACTTCATAACAGAAGTGATACTTCAAACAGAAAGCGTTTGATAAGAGCCGTTGAAATTGCATTGTTTTATGAAGCAAATCCTGATTATGATTATTCTTTTCCTGAAATAAACAGTTTAATAATTCAAGTTGTTTTTGACAGAAACTCAAGACGTAAAAGAATTAGCCAAAGACTAAAGGAACGATTGCAAAACGGTATGATTGAGGAAGTTGAAAGCTTAATAAATAAAGATGTTTCTGTTGAAACTTTAAAGTATTACGGTTTGGAATATAAATTTATTACAGAGCATATTCTCGGAGAGCTTTCTTATGATGAAATGTTTAAGAAGTTAGAAATTGCAATTCATCAGTTTTCAAAAAGGCAAATGACTTGGTTTCGGAAAATGG